A segment of the Staphylococcus ratti genome:
GGCTGTATTCCAACCGCATACTTTCTCTAGAACAAAAACATTTTTACAGGAATTTGCTAACGTACTTAACGAAGCAGACGCCGTATACTTATGTGACATCTTCGGTTCTATTCGTGAAAATGCAGGCGAATTGACGATTCATGATTTGTTGGACTTAGTTGATAATGGCCAGTTAATTTCTGAATCTACCGTCGAAGCGCTTGTAAAACACGAAAATGCGGTAATACTTTTCATGGGTGCTGGAGATATCCAAAAAGTTTTAAAAGCATACTTAGAAAAAATTGGTGTTGAACATAGTTTTTGATGTTTGAGTGACAAGAGTTTGGGTATCTATATAAAATAAATAGCATATTTTAAAAGTCAATAGGAGGCGTTTACGAATGGAATGGATTTTACCACTCGCAGGAATTATTGCTGCTATCGCATTCTTAATTTTATGTATTGGAATCGTTGTAGTTTTAGTTTCTGTTAAGAAAAACTTGGATCATGTTGCTAAAACACTTGATGGTGTGGAAGGCCAAATCCAAGGGATTACACGTGAATCTACGGATTTACTTCATAAAGCGAATCGCTTAACTGAAGATATCCAAGATAAATCAAACCGTTTAAACTCTGTTGTTGATGCTGTAAAAGGCGTTGGCGAATCAGTACAAACATTAAATGGTTCTGTTGACCGTGTAACACACTCAATTACGAATAACATTTCACAAAATGAAGACAAGATTTCTCAAGTTGTTCAATGGTCAAATGTTGCGATGGAAATTGCTGATAAATGGCAAAACCGTCAAAGTCGTAGAAACAGTGCAGCTTATAAAACGAACAACGTGTCATCTGATGTCAATCGTAGTTCTAAATCAGGTTCATCTTTATCTAACGAAGAATTAGTGAAGAGTGAATATGAAAATAAAGACTTAGATGATTTCAACACAAATCCTGAATCAGTAAACACAAAATACACGACTTTAAATGATGATTCGAATCGTAAATAAGTCGATGCTGAGTTGAATAAGTCTTAATTTCACGCACTTAAATGAGGTAATTCCTTTGTTTAAGTGCTTTTATTTTAAGGAGGACAATCAAATGGAAAAGTATAATCGTGATTTACACTCTAAAGGATTAGAAAGTTATGAAGTCCCACAATATGACGGAGAAGCTAGAAACCGTTTAGATTTAGTATTTGGTTTTGTAGCTGGAGCAGTTTTAGGAAGTTCTCTAGGACTCCTTTTAAAACCGACATTAGAATCTAAAAAAGCAAAAGCGCAACATCAAGACAAAGTTAAAACAACTAAAATTAATGATCAAGATACAACTTTACGCGATGAAGCGAAACGAAAAGCGGATGCATTAAAAGAACAAGCACGTCGTGTACGTGAAGACTCTGAGCGTAAACGTACGGCTCTAACAAATTCTGAAGATCCTTCTTCAAAAGAATTAGCTGCTCAACGTCGTGCGATTCAAAGCGAAGTAGAAGAGCATCAATCAGAGAGTCAAAAGTCTGAAACTTGTCGTAAAGAAACGGCACACTTTACTTCTGATCATGCACCTACAGCAGGCATCTCAGGACAAGGATTAGCAAAAGCAGCTGAAAGCAGTCAATCGCAAAATAAAGCAAAAGACAGTAAAAAGGTAGAAGACACAAGAGACGCTCAAAAGCGTGCAATTCGTGCAGAAGTGGATTCTGACCGGTTAGAAGGACAAACAGGCCCTACATCAACAGCAAAAGCTGAAGGCAAAGACAAACACCTTAATACTGAAAAAGCTAGTGCGCGCACTTCAACAACCTCTTTAGGTGCACAAAGTCAAGCATTGGAAAAAGATACTAAAAACAATACTACACACAAGAAAAGTACTGAAAAAGTGGAAAAACAACCACGTAAAGAAGTTAAATTTGACAAAGGTGTTATTACACATGAAAAATCAAATGATGTAGCACAAGCAAAGCACGATGGAAAAGTAAGTGAAGAGGGCAAAAAAACAAGCAGTAAAGTCGATAAACATACATTTGATAAATAAGCGTTTAATTTAAAAGGGTGAGGGCAGTAACGTGCCTTTGCCTTTTTAAATCTTTTTACAGGAAACATATTGGTATATACATATTTTAAACAAGCTGTAATAGGATTATTGGAAAGAAGATTACTACGCTTTTGTTTGTAAAAGCATCTTGACATAGTGTGTAAGTCTTTTTAAAATCAACTATATTGATAGAATTTTCTAAAAATTTAGGATAATTGTGAATCATGGGTTGAAATTATAATTTATTCTTGTTAGAATACCAAATATCATTAATTAATTTTACCACTTTAAAGTGAGTGAGAAAATCTGAGTTGAGGTGAATTGTATGACGAATCATTTAGAAACATATAGAAAAGAAATAGAAGAAATTAACGAACGGATTTTAACATTACTTTCCAAGCGAGGCGAACTTGCCAAGAAAATAGGTGAGGAAAAACGTAAACAAAGTACTGTAATTTATGACCCTCAAAGAGAAAAAGAAATGTTGAATGTGTTAATAGATAAAAACCAAGGACCGTTTAATGACAATGTGATTAAACAGTTATTTAAAGAAATTTTTAAAGCCTCAACGGATTTACAAAAATCTGATAATGAAAAACATTTGTACGTTTCTCGTAAGCTCAAACCTGAAGACACGATTGTGACGTTTGAAAATGGTGGTAAATTAGGTGAAGGCATGAAGTCCTTCGTTTTTGGCCCATGCTCGGTTGAATCATACGAACAAGTAGAAGCTGTAGCCAAAAATTTAAAACAAAAAGGTGAGAAATTTATTCGTGGTGGTGCATTTAAACCTAGAACGTCTCCATATGATTTCCAAGGTTTAGGTGAAGAAGGGTTAAAAATTCTCAAACAAATTAAAGATAAATATGATTTAAATGTAGTCAGTGAAATTGTACATCCGAATGATTTTGCGGTTGCAGATGAGTATTTAGATGTATTTCAAATTGGCGCTAGAAACATGCAAAATTTCGAATTATTGAAAGAAGCAGGACGTACGTCGAAACCGATTTTGTTAAAGCGTGGACTATCTGCAACGATTGAAGAATTCGTATATGCGGCAGAATACATTGCATCGCAAGGGAATCAAAATATCATTTTATGTGAGCGTGGTATCCGTACGTATGAAAAGGCGACACGTAACACACTAGATATTTCAGCTGTGCCGATTCTTAAACAGGGAACGCATTTACCTGTGTTAGTAGATGTGACGCATAGTACAGGACGTAAAGACATCATGTTACCAGCAGCTAAAGCAGCTTTAGCAATTGGAGCAGATGGGGTGATGGCAGAAGTACACCCAGATCCTTCTGTAGCTTTAAGTGATAGCGCGCAACAAATGGATTTAAATGAGTTTGATGCATTTTACAATGAAATTAAACCATTATCTGAAATGTACAATAACAACACTTTAAAATAAGTAATTTTTTACAAAAGGGACAAATGTTATTCAGTTTGTTCCTTTTGTTTGTTTTAAAGTAGTAAAATTTGATTTAATTCGTGACAAACATATGACAACCTCACTTTTATATTTCTAAACACACAATATTATGGTAAACTTTGAAAATATGATGAAAACGGAATATAATAATAGAGTAAGCGTTTCCAAGGAGGTTGAAAAGATGACGGTAACCATTTACGACGTGGCACGCGAGGCGCGTGTTTCAATGGCGACAGTTTCACGTGTTGTCAACGGCAATCAAAATGTAAAACCAGAAACAAGAGAAAAAGTTAATGAAGTGATTAAGCGATTAAACTATCGTCCTAATGCGGTTGCAAGAGGGCTTGCAAGCAAAAAAACAACAACAGTAGGTGTAATTATACCTGATATTTCGAATATTTATTATTCTCAACTTGCAAGAGGTTTAGAGGATATTGCAACAATGTATAAATACCACACAATCATTTCAAATTCCGATGATGATCCTGAAAAAGAAAAAGAAATTTTTAATAACTTGTTAAGTAAACAGGTCGACGGTATTATTTTTCTAGGCGGTACGTTAACTTCAGAAATTAAAGCACAAATTGCTAAAGCTTCAATTCCTGTTGTTGTATCCGGAACAAATGGTAAAGATGATGGTATCGCTTCAGTGAATATTGACTTTGAAAAAGCGAGTCAGGAAATTACAGAGCAATTAATCCAATCAGGTGCAACTAAGTTTGCTTTTGTCGGCGGAGGCCATTCTAAAAAAGCACAAGATGATGCATTAAAAGGTTTGAAAACACAACTTTCTCAACATAATATGGAAGTGGATCATCATTTGATGTACGTTGGTAACGAAACTTACAAAGATGGTTTACGCGCTTTCGAAAAATTAAGTACGTATCAACCCGATGCCGTATTATCTATTAGCGATGAACAAGCTATTGGAATCGTTCACGGAGCAATGGACCATGGTCTTAAAGTACCTGAAGACATTCAAGTTATCAGCTTTAATAACACGCGACTTGTAGAAATGGTGCGACCTCAATTATCTAGTGTTATTCAACCGTTATATGATATCGGTGCTGTAGGCATGCGTTTGTTAACGAAATATATGAATAACGAAAACATTGAAGAACCTAATGTGATTTTACCGCATAAAATAAGGTATCGCGGAACAACAAAAATATAAAATAAAACCCTTGTTTGTCACTGCATGCTTAAAAGTATAACAACGACTTTTAAGATGAAACGATGATACAAGGGTTTTTCTTTATATAAGTCTAGTGTTATTAATTTTAAAACCAATTTTGGATTTTATTAGCAACACTTTCGTTTTTTTGAGTGATTTCTTCACATCTTGGTATCGTTTGGAAATCAGGAAAATCTTCTTCCCATTTTTCAGGGATTGGGCATGGGCTATACTGTTTCCATTTTTTTAGCCATGATTCAGGTAAATGTCCTTGTAAAGGCGGATGATTGATTAAACTTAAATAAACATGGCTCCAAGCGCGTGGGACAACACGCCAAATATTATAACCGCCACCACCAAGCATGATTATTTTCCCATTCGCATATTTTTCTGCAATAGCATTTACAAAATAGGGGATTTCATAAAGTGTATTTAAATCGCAATGCATATGTGTGAGTGGATCAAGATAATGTATATCGGAGCCGTTCACACTGACAATAAAATCCGGTTTAAAGGTAGCTGCAACGTTTTCTAACGTTTGTTTAAACACAGACATGAAACTATCATGCTCTGTATAGGGTTCAAGAGGGACATTAACTGTGTAACCAAATCCTTGGTCATCGCCACGTTCAGTATAATGACCGGATCCTGGAAATAAAAATTTACCTGTTTCATGAATAGAATAATTCATGACTTCATTTGAAGTGTAAAAGCGCCATTGTACACCATCGCCATGATGAGCATCTGTATCAACGTATAATACACGCTGATTGTATTTATGAATTAAGTAGTGAATATAGATGGCTGCATCATTATAAACACAAAATCCATTTGCACGACTTTCTAAAGCATGATGCAAACCGCCGCCTAAATGACAGCCATTTTTGAAACGATTTTCCATGATTGCATCAATTAAATTGAGTCCGCCACCAACGATAGTGGCAGCACTTCTATGAATTTTTGGGAAGATGTGTGTATCTTCGCCCTCTAAACCATATTTTGCTTTTTCATCAGGTGCGAGTAGATTGCGTTCACCACGTTTAATAGCTTGAATATAATCATATTTATGTACCGTAGAAATTTCATCAACGGTTGCTATTCTAGGTTTGATAAACTGTGCCTCATTCAATAAGCCTGTAGATAGTAATAATTCAGTAGTTAACTTGAGTCGCATTTGATTAAATGGATGCTCATTATGAAAGCGGTATTGTAAAAGTGCATCTGAATAAACATAGCCCGTTTGTAAAGCGTGTTGTGTTTCCATCTTGCTTCCCCCCATTAAAAAAAGAACCGGTTCATATAACGTATATCATCAAAAGCGCTCATTTGCTCTACAGTAATATTTTTTCCAATTCTCGCCATTAAACTATTAGCTGGATGACTTGTGATTTCAGGGTCATCTGTTGCAAAAACTTCCAAGCCGCCATTTGCCATCATACGTTGCATTAATTTTTTATATTCAAAAACGTCTAATCCAGAGTTCTTAAGATCCCAATGCCAGTAGTATTCAGTCGTGATGATTATGTAATCTTCTAATTCCGGACTTCTTGTACTCAACTTTAATAGCTCCCGCCCTAGACCATAATTTCGATAAGGTAAACTTATTTCTATAGCACCAAGTTCTAATAAATAGGGCAAATTTCCATTAGACCATCTTTCCATAGGATCTGGATATAAGTAGGTTACATAACCGACGATATGGTTGTTTTCACGTATAATATAAATTCTGCCTTCGTCTAATGTACTAATTTCTTGGATGGCTTGAAATTGTTCCAAAGGGACACGGAATGCATTTAAGCCTTCATCAAATGTCATTGTTTCGAGTTGTTCTTTTTCAACTGGCCCCTCTAGTATCAGTGTTTTATTGTCTATCGTTACAGCTTCTTTTTCATAAGTTTTAATATGTTTCATGAGCGGCTCCTTTCTACCATGCTATTAGTGTTAGTATAGCGAATTAAAAATTTATTTTCACGCATTATTCAGAATAAGTATAATTTTTTGAAAATTGATTTTTGATAGGCTATAATTGTCGTGAAAGCGATTTCAAACAAGGGGGTAATCAACATGAAAGTCGAAATTTATAAAGGGGAAGAAGGTAACTTCAATTTAAAAGACTATGAAAAAACATATAAAGATTTTAAGTGGGAAGATGTAGAAAAAGCATTTTCTTGGCATGAGACAGGTAAAATTAATATGGCATATGAATGTATAGATCGCCACGTTGATGAAGGTAAAGGCGATAAAATTGCTTTAAATTATAAAGATGACACTCGTAAAGAAAGTTATACTTTCAAAGAAATGCAACAAAAAAGCAATCAAGCGGCCAATGTTTTAAAAGATAAGGCACATGTTGAAAAAGGTGACCGTGTCTTTATCTTTATGCCACGTACACCTGAATTGTATTTTGCATTTTTAGGGATTTTGAAAATTGGGGCAATTGTAGGCCCTTTATTTGAAGCATTCATGGAAAAGGCGGTAAAAGATCGCTTAGAAAATAGTGATGCAAAAGTCGTGATTACTACGAACAGTTTATTATCGCGTATTCCTAAAGACGATTTACCAAACTTAGAAACGATTATTATCGTTGATGATCATGTAGAGGAAGGATACGTTGATTTTAACCAAGAATTAGCAAAAGCGAGCGATGATTTTGAAATTGAATGGTTAGATAAAGAAGATGGTTTGATATTGCATTACACTTCTGGGTCAACAGGGCAACCTAAAGGGGTATTACATGTCCAAAAAGCAATGTTAGTTCATTACATATCAGGAAAATATGTGCTTGATTTACAAGATGATGATGTTTATTGGTGTACAGCAGATCCCGGTTGGGTTACAGGGACTTCTTATGGAATATTTGCTCCGTGGCTTAATGGTATAACTAACTGTATCGCTGGCGGTCGTTTTTCTCCTGAAGGTTGGTACAGTATGATTGAAGACTTTAAAGTTACAATTTGGTATACTGCCCCAACTGCATTACGTATGCTTATGAGTGCAGGAGATGATTTAGTTGGAAAATATGATCTATCATCTGTGAGAAGTATTTTATCAGTAGGTGAACCACTCAATCCAGAAGTTATTAAATGGGCTAAAAAGGTTTATGACAAACGTGTCTTAGATACTTGGTGGATGACAGAAACGGGTGGTCATATGATTGTCAATTACCCAACAATAGACATTAAACTTGGTTCAATGGGGAAACCGTTACCTGGCGTAGAAGCGGCAATTATCGATAATGAAGGTAATCCACTACCGCCCAATCGTATGGGTAACCTCGCCATAAAAAAGGGTTGGCCGTCAATGATGTATAAAATTTGGAAGAATCCAGAAAAATACAAATCGTATTTTATTGGAGATTGGTACATCTCTGGTGATTCTGCTTATCAAGATGAAGATGGCTACTTCTGGTTCCAAGGCCGTGTAGATGATGTTATTATGACAGCCGGGGAACGGGTAGGTCCTTTTGAAGTAGAATCTAAATTGGTAGAGCATGAAGCTGTAGCTGAAGCGGGTGTCATCGGTAAACCGGACCCTGTACGTGGAGAAATTATTAAAGCCTTTGTTGCATTAAGACAAGGGTATGAGCCTTCTGAGCAATTGAAGGAAGACATTCGAAAATTTGTGAAAGAAGGACTTGCCGCACATGCAGCCCCTCGTGAAATAGAATTTAAAGACAAATTACCAAAAACCCGTTCAGGTAAAATTATGCGTCGTGTGTTAAAAGCTTGGGAACTTGATCTTCCTACAGGTGATTTAAGTACAATGGAAGACTAATGCGCGCATTTTTATAATAGACAATAATATGTAATGACATTTTAAACACATACTCCTAAGTAGTGGAATATGGCTACGATTATGCATCAAGTCATTTTATAATATTGGTTTAAAAATAATGACACGTTTCAAAGATGCGTTTCAAGAGATTGAGATGAAAGCGATTTGATTTGAGTAGAGGGCGAATGATAAGCAAAATATGCATATTTTGCTTATCATGAACCTTTCTACCAAATCCTTGCTTTTTAGGATATCGATTACTGGATTCCTAGAGCATATCGTCATTTTGTCTCAATCTCTGTTTTTGTTGATCGATATTAAGTTTAACAATGGATTGTGCTTCTATAATGAAAGGTGTAATGGCATTGCTTTTTGAGTGAGCGTTACGGCTTTTATAACTACTTATATTCGACATTAAAGAAAGAGTTCGTTATTATTAAAATTGGAAATAGTTTTTTATAATTGTTTGTATACGTCTACATACGTATGAATGTTAATGAAAATCATTTAAGGGGCTGAATATAGTGAGTCATTTATCAGATTTAGAAATTGCAAATCAATCGACATTAAAACCAATTGGTGAGATTGCTCAAAAAGCTGGCATTTCGGAAGAGGCACTTGAGCAATACGGACATTATAAAGCTAAAATTGACATTTCTAAAGTGAACACACAAGGCGAAAAAGGTAAGGTTGTTCTTGTTACAGCAATGAGTCCTACACCTGCTGGAGAAGGTAAATCAACGGTAACTGTAGGTCTTGCTGATGCATTTAATAAAATCAATCAAAACGTTATGGTCGCATTACGTGAACCTGCGTTAGGACCTACATTTGGTATTAAAGGTGGCGCAACAGGCGGTGGTTACGCTCAAGTTTTACCAATGGAAGATATCAATCTTCACTTCAATGGAGATTTTCACGCGATTACAACAGCCAACAATGCTTTATCAGCATTTATCGATAACCACATTCATCAAGGTAATGAACTAGGCATCGATCAACGTCGTATTGAGTGGAAACGTGTTTTAGATATGAATGATCGTGCGTTGCGTCAAGTTGTCGTAGGTCTTGGTGGTCCGACACAAGGCGTTCCTCGTGAGGATGGTTTTAATATTACAGTAGCTTCT
Coding sequences within it:
- a CDS encoding DUF948 domain-containing protein, whose product is MEWILPLAGIIAAIAFLILCIGIVVVLVSVKKNLDHVAKTLDGVEGQIQGITRESTDLLHKANRLTEDIQDKSNRLNSVVDAVKGVGESVQTLNGSVDRVTHSITNNISQNEDKISQVVQWSNVAMEIADKWQNRQSRRNSAAYKTNNVSSDVNRSSKSGSSLSNEELVKSEYENKDLDDFNTNPESVNTKYTTLNDDSNRK
- a CDS encoding bifunctional 3-deoxy-7-phosphoheptulonate synthase/chorismate mutase, with amino-acid sequence MTNHLETYRKEIEEINERILTLLSKRGELAKKIGEEKRKQSTVIYDPQREKEMLNVLIDKNQGPFNDNVIKQLFKEIFKASTDLQKSDNEKHLYVSRKLKPEDTIVTFENGGKLGEGMKSFVFGPCSVESYEQVEAVAKNLKQKGEKFIRGGAFKPRTSPYDFQGLGEEGLKILKQIKDKYDLNVVSEIVHPNDFAVADEYLDVFQIGARNMQNFELLKEAGRTSKPILLKRGLSATIEEFVYAAEYIASQGNQNIILCERGIRTYEKATRNTLDISAVPILKQGTHLPVLVDVTHSTGRKDIMLPAAKAALAIGADGVMAEVHPDPSVALSDSAQQMDLNEFDAFYNEIKPLSEMYNNNTLK
- the ccpA gene encoding catabolite control protein A, yielding MTVTIYDVAREARVSMATVSRVVNGNQNVKPETREKVNEVIKRLNYRPNAVARGLASKKTTTVGVIIPDISNIYYSQLARGLEDIATMYKYHTIISNSDDDPEKEKEIFNNLLSKQVDGIIFLGGTLTSEIKAQIAKASIPVVVSGTNGKDDGIASVNIDFEKASQEITEQLIQSGATKFAFVGGGHSKKAQDDALKGLKTQLSQHNMEVDHHLMYVGNETYKDGLRAFEKLSTYQPDAVLSISDEQAIGIVHGAMDHGLKVPEDIQVISFNNTRLVEMVRPQLSSVIQPLYDIGAVGMRLLTKYMNNENIEEPNVILPHKIRYRGTTKI
- a CDS encoding acetoin utilization protein AcuC, with the translated sequence METQHALQTGYVYSDALLQYRFHNEHPFNQMRLKLTTELLLSTGLLNEAQFIKPRIATVDEISTVHKYDYIQAIKRGERNLLAPDEKAKYGLEGEDTHIFPKIHRSAATIVGGGLNLIDAIMENRFKNGCHLGGGLHHALESRANGFCVYNDAAIYIHYLIHKYNQRVLYVDTDAHHGDGVQWRFYTSNEVMNYSIHETGKFLFPGSGHYTERGDDQGFGYTVNVPLEPYTEHDSFMSVFKQTLENVAATFKPDFIVSVNGSDIHYLDPLTHMHCDLNTLYEIPYFVNAIAEKYANGKIIMLGGGGYNIWRVVPRAWSHVYLSLINHPPLQGHLPESWLKKWKQYSPCPIPEKWEEDFPDFQTIPRCEEITQKNESVANKIQNWF
- a CDS encoding GNAT family N-acetyltransferase, encoding MKHIKTYEKEAVTIDNKTLILEGPVEKEQLETMTFDEGLNAFRVPLEQFQAIQEISTLDEGRIYIIRENNHIVGYVTYLYPDPMERWSNGNLPYLLELGAIEISLPYRNYGLGRELLKLSTRSPELEDYIIITTEYYWHWDLKNSGLDVFEYKKLMQRMMANGGLEVFATDDPEITSHPANSLMARIGKNITVEQMSAFDDIRYMNRFFF
- the acsA gene encoding acetate--CoA ligase, with amino-acid sequence MKVEIYKGEEGNFNLKDYEKTYKDFKWEDVEKAFSWHETGKINMAYECIDRHVDEGKGDKIALNYKDDTRKESYTFKEMQQKSNQAANVLKDKAHVEKGDRVFIFMPRTPELYFAFLGILKIGAIVGPLFEAFMEKAVKDRLENSDAKVVITTNSLLSRIPKDDLPNLETIIIVDDHVEEGYVDFNQELAKASDDFEIEWLDKEDGLILHYTSGSTGQPKGVLHVQKAMLVHYISGKYVLDLQDDDVYWCTADPGWVTGTSYGIFAPWLNGITNCIAGGRFSPEGWYSMIEDFKVTIWYTAPTALRMLMSAGDDLVGKYDLSSVRSILSVGEPLNPEVIKWAKKVYDKRVLDTWWMTETGGHMIVNYPTIDIKLGSMGKPLPGVEAAIIDNEGNPLPPNRMGNLAIKKGWPSMMYKIWKNPEKYKSYFIGDWYISGDSAYQDEDGYFWFQGRVDDVIMTAGERVGPFEVESKLVEHEAVAEAGVIGKPDPVRGEIIKAFVALRQGYEPSEQLKEDIRKFVKEGLAAHAAPREIEFKDKLPKTRSGKIMRRVLKAWELDLPTGDLSTMED